The following proteins come from a genomic window of Castor canadensis chromosome 17, mCasCan1.hap1v2, whole genome shotgun sequence:
- the Tm4sf18 gene encoding transmembrane 4 L6 family member 18, with the protein MAPREYEVKSSAPDSVYRSHAARMGPWKCRSCLSALLIPLALWSMVVNVLLYFPNGQASHTASTQLSDYVWYFEGICFSGVMMLGVAVVLLVLDNDKYRCCQSENCSDTYTTLLSIVFSALGIALSGYCLVISALGLVQGPFCRTHGGWEYAFEDTAGRFLTDSSVWGECLEPVHVVPWTIISFSTLIVLSGLQVIICLSRVAIQLSNIQCGTYSVIGQPGII; encoded by the exons ATGGCTCCTCGCGAATATGAAGTGAAGAGCTCTGCCCCAGACAGTG TCTACAGGTCCCATGCGGCCAGGATGGGGCCTTGGAagtgcaggagctgcctcagtgCTCTGCTGATCCCCCTGGCGCTCTGGAGTATGGTTGTGAATGTCTTACTGTACTTCCCAAATGGCCAAGCTTCCCACACCGCCAGCACCCAGCTCAGCGACTACGTGTGGTATTTTGAAGGGATCTGTTTCTCAGGTGTCATG aTGCTCGGGGTGGCAGTGGTCCTTCTCGTTCTGGACAATGACAAGTACAGATGTTGCCAGAGTGAAAACTGCAGTGACACCTACACG ACCTTGCTGTCAATCGTCTTCTCTGCCCTTGGAATTGCTCTCTCTGGGTACTGCCTGGTCATATCTGCCTTGGGTCTCGTCCAGGGCCCATTCTGTCGCACCCATGGCGGCTGGGAATATGCCTTCGAAGATACCGCAGGACG CTTCCTCACAGATTCCAGTGTCTGGGGTGAGTGCCTGGAGCCAGTCCACGTGGTGCCGTGGACCATCATTTCCTTCTCCACCCTCATAGTCCTCAGTGGGCTTCAGGTGATCATCTGCCTCTCCAGAGTGGCCATTCAGTTGTCCAATATACAGTGTGGAACCTACTCGGTCATCGGCCAG cCTGGAATCATTTGA